In Alteracholeplasma palmae J233, a single genomic region encodes these proteins:
- a CDS encoding HNH endonuclease signature motif containing protein, with amino-acid sequence MQINEQTAKRLWFERYGDVSQVQDLTGRWIYFDDYNNRTRQRNTTSGTHANFGWNIHHKQPLAKGGTNDPLNLEIVYIGTNDEAEDKTSFVIKDIVYEVRRIKRPEYGIYIKGTDQRVDWHR; translated from the coding sequence ATGCAAATTAATGAACAAACCGCTAAAAGACTTTGGTTTGAAAGATATGGAGATGTATCACAAGTTCAAGATTTAACTGGAAGATGGATTTACTTTGATGACTATAACAATAGAACTCGTCAGAGAAATACAACAAGTGGGACCCATGCAAATTTTGGATGGAATATTCATCATAAACAACCACTAGCAAAGGGTGGAACTAATGATCCACTTAATCTAGAAATTGTTTATATAGGAACTAATGATGAAGCAGAAGATAAAACATCATTCGTAATCAAAGATATCGTATACGAAGTTAGAAGGATTAAAAGACCAGAATACGGTATATACATCAAAGGGACAGACCAAAGAGTTGATTGGCACAGATGA
- a CDS encoding adenylate/guanylate cyclase domain-containing protein, which produces MSYNDIKKWVDGKNRILEVLNSQNDIEETNKVPSESEFNFENGYYSWVTAIFVDIRNSTQIFSDNKKSTIAKVIRAFMSEIVEILRDDPNIREIGIRGDCVYAVYTTSTKKENLIVARKAFCVNTFMKMFNGLLKDKNINPIKVGIGVSTAQELVVKTGRKGSGINNLVWIGKVVSYASKFSNIANKNQNNVIIFSDNFYNSMISELRKANESENVESWFKKQSDIKLGTYYSCSLMNSKFNNWINRGMKNE; this is translated from the coding sequence ATGAGCTATAATGATATAAAAAAATGGGTAGATGGTAAAAATAGAATATTGGAAGTACTTAATTCTCAAAATGATATCGAGGAAACAAATAAAGTTCCTTCTGAAAGTGAATTTAATTTTGAAAATGGTTACTATTCATGGGTTACCGCAATATTTGTGGATATTAGAAATTCTACACAGATATTTTCTGATAACAAGAAAAGCACAATAGCTAAGGTGATAAGAGCGTTCATGTCAGAAATTGTTGAAATATTAAGGGATGATCCAAATATACGAGAAATTGGTATTAGAGGAGATTGTGTTTATGCAGTATATACAACAAGCACAAAAAAAGAAAATTTAATAGTTGCACGGAAAGCATTTTGTGTCAACACATTTATGAAAATGTTCAATGGACTTTTAAAAGATAAAAATATTAATCCAATTAAGGTTGGGATTGGTGTTTCAACAGCTCAAGAACTTGTAGTTAAAACAGGAAGAAAAGGGTCAGGTATTAATAATTTGGTTTGGATAGGTAAAGTAGTCTCGTATGCAAGCAAATTTTCAAATATTGCTAATAAGAATCAAAATAATGTAATTATATTTTCTGATAATTTTTATAATAGTATGATTTCTGAACTTAGGAAAGCTAATGAGAGTGAAAATGTTGAATCTTGGTTTAAAAAACAAAGTGATATAAAACTAGGGACTTACTATTCATGTAGCTTAATGAATTCAAAATTTAATAATTGGATAAACAGAGGAATGAAAAATGAATGA
- a CDS encoding PHP domain-containing protein, with the protein MEKVVSTGLKIDLHIHSSKSKFKDGSLVDKNTIENLPILVSKLNQFNVNMCAISDHDSFDYNLYLKLKNEEGKGSIKKVFPAVEFTVSFSVNPLKPVHIVCVFNDIYTEKIKNIEAILQFDEKLNRPKYDNDEKNAFTENKFIELLSQLDLDVVCIAHQKQSLSSKSKPEKNDANSVGEERFNEFLFSEYFEAFEFKNRKNQVFNNYIKSTLNDDLLRFITGSDCHEWNAYPKYSTKSKDIEFKHTVLKCLPSFKGLALSLTDDSRISLDDNFFNQGKYCLDYIEISIEGKEMKIPLSKGINVIIGDNSIGKSLLLHKMTDYRGTSITPLNKTLKSGYDNYLSQHKFTINTSIDQNKIFAFDMQGDIRLKFNQGKLKSDVFFKDKYPPDIDTSAIKSLLVTELDKVVDSLNTRFDYNEKYTSFGNLTMLKEREDATSISVIDASNQVHTKEQSRITAIITQISKTKAELNSLKSLLTTTEQTEIVNFVTHLDRLNKKYENLRVDIITSISLINCINNAFNDYKVNKTAIKNTADQNLESFIQQEKLFTEAITELLFSNKALKPIAPHIDTKEIKDEGRDYLNFTFIKRTTVQKFDDTYLVNLLNTPFSKTKKATYDSAKTKTELKEILKDYDESMDAIDFYQMKVIGQIDKDLVQKAIPNKLDETGKYVEYSSGLNAQIYFDVLSSDRYKDGIYLIDQPEDDVSPKSIKGHLLRNFKDMGRNRQVLLVTHNPQFVVNLDVDNVIVFTRDKDKINIESGALEYQDPKTNILNLVATLLDGGVETIRKRWKRYEKDN; encoded by the coding sequence ATGGAAAAAGTAGTTTCAACAGGATTAAAAATAGATTTACATATTCATTCTTCAAAGTCTAAGTTCAAGGATGGTTCATTAGTAGATAAAAATACTATAGAAAATCTTCCTATTTTAGTTTCTAAACTAAATCAATTTAATGTAAATATGTGTGCTATATCAGATCATGATTCTTTTGACTATAACCTTTACTTGAAACTTAAAAATGAAGAGGGAAAGGGTTCAATAAAAAAAGTGTTTCCAGCTGTAGAATTTACTGTATCTTTCAGTGTGAATCCACTAAAACCAGTACACATTGTATGTGTGTTTAATGATATATATACAGAAAAAATTAAGAATATCGAAGCGATATTGCAGTTTGATGAAAAGTTAAATCGGCCCAAATATGATAATGACGAAAAAAATGCTTTCACCGAAAATAAGTTCATTGAATTGCTTAGTCAACTAGATTTGGATGTAGTATGTATTGCACACCAAAAACAAAGCTTAAGTTCAAAAAGTAAGCCAGAGAAGAATGATGCTAATAGTGTTGGAGAAGAAAGATTTAATGAATTCTTATTTTCTGAATATTTTGAAGCTTTTGAGTTTAAGAATCGTAAAAATCAAGTTTTTAACAATTATATTAAATCAACATTAAATGACGACTTACTTCGCTTTATTACCGGCTCTGATTGTCATGAATGGAATGCATATCCAAAGTATTCAACTAAATCTAAAGACATTGAGTTTAAACACACTGTATTAAAGTGCCTACCAAGCTTTAAAGGCTTAGCACTATCTCTAACGGATGATTCAAGAATTAGTCTTGATGATAATTTCTTTAATCAAGGAAAATATTGTCTAGACTATATAGAAATATCAATTGAAGGAAAAGAGATGAAAATACCTCTTTCAAAAGGAATAAATGTCATCATTGGAGATAATTCAATTGGAAAATCATTGTTATTGCATAAGATGACTGATTATCGGGGGACTAGTATAACACCATTAAATAAAACATTAAAAAGTGGATATGATAATTATTTATCACAACATAAATTTACAATTAACACTTCCATTGATCAAAATAAGATTTTTGCTTTTGACATGCAAGGTGATATTAGACTTAAATTTAATCAAGGTAAGTTGAAAAGCGATGTCTTTTTCAAAGATAAATATCCACCAGATATTGATACTTCAGCAATCAAATCGCTCTTGGTAACTGAATTGGATAAAGTTGTGGATTCATTAAACACTCGTTTTGATTACAATGAAAAATATACTAGTTTTGGTAATTTAACGATGTTAAAAGAAAGAGAAGATGCAACAAGCATTTCTGTTATTGATGCATCAAATCAGGTACATACAAAGGAACAGTCACGAATAACGGCCATTATAACCCAAATTTCAAAGACTAAAGCTGAACTTAACAGTTTAAAAAGTTTGCTAACCACTACCGAACAAACTGAGATTGTTAACTTTGTTACTCATTTAGATAGGTTAAATAAGAAATATGAAAATCTAAGAGTAGATATTATCACTTCAATATCCTTAATCAACTGCATAAATAATGCATTTAACGATTACAAGGTTAATAAAACAGCTATAAAAAATACTGCAGATCAAAATTTGGAAAGTTTTATACAACAAGAGAAACTTTTCACAGAGGCAATTACCGAACTATTGTTTTCAAATAAGGCACTGAAACCTATTGCACCTCATATTGATACAAAAGAAATAAAGGATGAGGGTAGAGACTATTTAAATTTCACTTTTATCAAGAGAACTACTGTTCAGAAGTTTGATGATACTTATCTTGTTAATCTTTTAAATACTCCTTTCAGTAAAACAAAGAAAGCAACATATGATTCAGCAAAAACCAAAACAGAATTAAAAGAGATACTGAAGGACTATGATGAGTCCATGGATGCTATAGATTTCTATCAAATGAAAGTTATAGGACAAATTGATAAAGATTTAGTGCAAAAAGCAATTCCTAACAAATTAGACGAGACTGGTAAATATGTAGAATATTCATCAGGATTGAACGCTCAAATATATTTTGACGTACTTTCATCCGATAGATACAAAGATGGTATTTATCTTATCGACCAACCAGAAGATGATGTATCGCCAAAGTCTATTAAAGGTCATTTATTGAGGAACTTCAAGGATATGGGTCGTAATCGACAAGTTCTTTTAGTAACACATAATCCTCAATTTGTTGTCAATTTAGATGTTGATAATGTAATCGTGTTCACAAGGGACAAAGACAAGATTAATATTGAAAGTGGAGCTCTAGAGTATCAAGACCCTAAAACGAATATTCTGAATCTTGTTGCAACATTACTTGATGGTGGAGTAGAAACCATAAGAAAGAGATGGAAACGATATGAAAAAGATAATTGA
- a CDS encoding Pycsar system effector family protein has protein sequence MNDSNNDIREQKKISLDIVLNQISSFDSKASVVVSIMGIVFALSFTVIEIISDKADKVKPQIFIFFILFLISIITSLTFSVLVLFPKNRKGKTSKKSLTYYKDLRDIMSDDEYMMLFKDANDCGISIEQIKQNAIICSFKHLMLKISIIFMIPTVLFFLITTILLIWL, from the coding sequence ATGAATGATAGTAATAATGACATAAGAGAGCAAAAAAAAATATCATTAGATATCGTTCTAAATCAAATATCCTCATTTGATAGTAAAGCATCAGTTGTTGTATCAATAATGGGAATTGTATTTGCCCTATCATTTACAGTAATTGAAATTATTTCAGATAAAGCAGATAAAGTTAAACCCCAAATATTTATTTTTTTTATATTATTTTTAATTTCAATTATAACATCATTGACTTTTTCTGTTTTAGTTTTATTTCCTAAGAATAGAAAAGGTAAGACTAGTAAGAAATCATTGACGTATTATAAAGATTTGAGAGATATTATGAGTGATGATGAATACATGATGTTATTTAAAGATGCTAATGATTGTGGGATAAGTATTGAACAAATAAAGCAAAATGCAATAATTTGCTCATTTAAGCATTTAATGTTGAAAATCTCAATTATATTTATGATACCTACAGTTCTATTTTTCTTAATAACAACAATCTTATTAATTTGGCTTTGA
- a CDS encoding ATP-binding protein, which produces MDLSIKVNLKQRVRNLNIKLTDLWFPLFEAVINSFQSIQERDKSNSGNITIKITRKNSTLPDDIGEIDTIEILDDGIGFNDKNFDAFRTSDTDNKIVIGGKGVGRLTWAKVFGSAVIDSNYYDDEKIKRRHFIFSENGFEDYQENILADQKAISGTHVKLRNMNSQYSANSAIELKEIATELMKHISVYLMNNEKIKVDLIELKTNEIINLNYTFFTEYIKKQEVKEIYIDDHRFFIRHVFSINKLAKGTNIAFFCAQNRVVNSVELDKYIELPETYLIDDKELYYSCYITSKYLDEDVSSERLAFNNFIYEKKEKSGMTGLNGFERINESVSYYLESYIKKIYEQKEDIIKEYISKEQPHFNYFYHHKSMREKLRSIPYRDVTDNNKLYEELRKIDSGFYIDTRKKVEQDEVTQEQIKEIVNAIDDTSKSSLAEYIVRRKLLIELLESKLGKTNEKYERESIMHNILFPMKESLDTIDYESHNLWLIDERLSFSYSGFSDIPLRKIMKTKEDTRPDLVFINSFTNSENKDKTTIDSMTIVEIKKPGRKNYSDGGPDNQLIKYIRTIKAAGEIYDYNERVYSLANNIAFTCYIIGDLTREMKEMLEDAKFTTADNGEKYTSYNPNNNAYFEFISFSKLVKDAKLRNKIFTKKINLVE; this is translated from the coding sequence TTGGATCTTAGTATAAAGGTTAATCTTAAGCAAAGAGTGCGTAATTTAAACATTAAGTTAACTGATTTATGGTTCCCGCTTTTTGAGGCTGTTATTAACAGTTTTCAATCTATTCAGGAAAGAGATAAGAGTAATTCAGGTAATATTACTATTAAAATAACCAGAAAAAATTCAACTTTACCTGATGACATTGGAGAAATTGATACTATTGAGATACTAGACGATGGAATAGGTTTTAATGATAAAAATTTCGATGCGTTTAGAACAAGTGATACCGATAATAAAATAGTTATTGGTGGCAAGGGTGTTGGTAGATTAACATGGGCAAAAGTATTTGGAAGTGCTGTTATTGATAGTAACTACTATGACGATGAAAAGATAAAAAGAAGACATTTTATATTTAGCGAGAATGGATTTGAAGACTATCAAGAAAATATTTTAGCAGACCAAAAAGCAATATCAGGAACACATGTAAAGTTACGTAATATGAATAGTCAATATTCAGCCAATAGTGCTATTGAATTAAAAGAAATAGCAACAGAACTAATGAAGCATATATCTGTTTATTTAATGAATAATGAGAAAATAAAGGTTGATCTGATCGAGCTAAAAACAAATGAAATAATTAATTTAAACTATACTTTTTTTACAGAGTATATTAAGAAACAAGAGGTAAAGGAAATATACATAGATGATCATAGATTTTTTATTAGACATGTTTTTTCAATTAATAAATTAGCTAAGGGCACAAATATAGCCTTTTTCTGTGCACAAAATAGAGTAGTTAATAGTGTAGAATTAGACAAATATATTGAATTACCAGAAACGTATTTAATTGATGATAAAGAGTTATATTATAGTTGCTATATTACTTCAAAATATCTAGATGAAGATGTTTCAAGTGAAAGATTAGCGTTTAATAACTTTATATATGAAAAAAAAGAAAAATCAGGAATGACAGGGCTTAACGGGTTTGAGAGAATTAATGAATCAGTAAGCTATTATCTAGAATCTTATATAAAAAAGATATATGAACAAAAAGAAGATATTATAAAAGAATATATTTCAAAAGAACAACCACATTTTAATTATTTTTATCATCATAAAAGTATGAGAGAAAAGTTAAGGAGTATACCATATAGAGATGTTACGGATAATAATAAATTATATGAAGAACTGCGGAAAATTGACAGTGGATTTTATATTGATACTAGAAAAAAAGTAGAACAAGATGAAGTTACACAAGAACAAATTAAAGAAATAGTAAATGCTATCGATGATACTTCAAAAAGTAGTTTGGCTGAGTACATAGTTAGAAGAAAACTTCTTATCGAATTACTAGAGTCAAAATTAGGAAAAACAAATGAAAAGTATGAACGAGAGTCAATTATGCATAATATTTTATTTCCTATGAAGGAAAGTTTGGACACTATTGACTATGAGTCTCATAATTTGTGGTTGATTGATGAACGATTATCTTTTTCTTATAGTGGGTTTTCAGACATACCGTTAAGAAAAATTATGAAAACAAAAGAAGATACTAGACCAGATCTTGTCTTTATTAATTCCTTTACAAATAGTGAAAATAAAGATAAAACCACTATAGATTCTATGACTATTGTAGAAATAAAGAAACCTGGAAGAAAAAATTACTCTGATGGAGGACCGGATAATCAGTTAATTAAGTATATTAGAACTATAAAAGCAGCAGGAGAAATTTATGACTACAATGAAAGAGTGTATAGTTTAGCAAATAATATAGCATTTACATGTTACATAATCGGAGACTTGACAAGGGAAATGAAAGAAATGCTAGAAGATGCTAAATTCACCACAGCGGATAATGGAGAAAAATATACATCTTATAATCCAAATAATAACGCCTATTTTGAATTTATTTCCTTCAGCAAACTGGTTAAAGATGCCAAACTAAGAAATAAAATTTTTACTAAAAAAATTAATCTAGTAGAATAA
- a CDS encoding DUF3846 domain-containing protein, with product MSICIIIEKGIIGDEHSALPISDGKCSSEANYNAVIPYREYLAGKNKQNVLLLTTDGTFRLVKPKGKYFVLEELQKLVNGMIEFYPRHINNNIIICNEEGLMKKMPYNRLDKLILDIDLVGPVLIVSEKMRLTVCPK from the coding sequence ATGAGTATTTGTATTATTATAGAAAAAGGAATTATAGGTGATGAGCATAGTGCATTACCTATTTCTGACGGTAAGTGTTCAAGTGAAGCAAACTATAATGCAGTGATTCCCTACAGAGAATATTTAGCAGGAAAGAATAAACAAAATGTTCTTTTATTAACAACTGATGGAACGTTTAGACTTGTGAAACCTAAAGGTAAATATTTCGTTTTAGAGGAATTGCAGAAATTGGTTAATGGTATGATTGAGTTTTATCCGAGACACATTAATAACAACATAATCATTTGTAATGAAGAAGGTTTGATGAAGAAGATGCCTTATAACAGACTGGATAAGTTGATTTTAGATATTGATTTAGTTGGACCTGTTCTTATTGTTAGTGAAAAGATGAGGTTAACGGTATGTCCGAAATAG
- a CDS encoding polysaccharide biosynthesis protein, with protein sequence MKNTKKIRVKSALPYIVFDIFMIIISYASASLPLLWIPLAPNTPTVFNTEKVLLALPFILALHIVVFIFTSTYRVLVDYFGFEDFIKLILIIIGINITIVLFLAIFSGYPQVQFIYKSSYISITVYEIILLPIPRILNRLIMYVKRQFKWGRSLGNRTLIIGAGYVGERVLKEIYKNKNLNNLPVAFLDDNKEKIGNKLMGIKVVGSLESIEEAILKYGIEEIIVAINHFPNEEIVKIANIAIKNNIQLKKFTGMEDVQDVKNEKVKISKVKIQDLLNRSEISLKDDSVNAFIKDEIVLVTGGGGSIGSELCRQISQLNPKQLVIFDIYENNAYDIQQELLRKFKKEGKVLDLKVIIGSVYNYERIKEVFETYRPTLVFHAAAYKHVPLMEDSAKEAVRSNVLGTYNVSSLANLYNVKKFVLVSSDKAVRSTNVMGATKRFAELVIQEQQSHCDKTKFSSVRFGNVLGSNGSVIPLFEKQIADGGPITVTHPEITRYFMTIPEAVGLILQCAVFAEGGEVFVLDMGEPVKIADLARKMISLSGLRPDIDIKVEFTGLRPGEKLYEELLVDVNNDDHHRTENKKIFIEKQRNIKLSELKLDTIAKSLEQMTNDDAKEFVASVVKTYTIKK encoded by the coding sequence ATGAAAAACACAAAAAAAATAAGAGTAAAATCAGCCTTACCATATATCGTATTTGATATATTCATGATTATTATTTCTTATGCATCAGCAAGCCTTCCACTCTTATGGATACCTCTTGCACCAAATACACCAACTGTATTTAATACAGAAAAAGTACTTTTAGCACTACCTTTTATATTAGCACTACACATAGTTGTCTTTATTTTTACAAGTACGTATAGAGTATTAGTCGACTATTTTGGCTTTGAAGATTTTATTAAACTGATTTTAATTATTATAGGTATTAATATTACGATTGTATTATTCCTAGCTATTTTTAGTGGATATCCACAAGTACAATTTATTTACAAATCTTCATATATCTCTATTACAGTCTATGAAATTATCTTATTACCGATTCCAAGAATCTTAAATAGATTAATTATGTATGTTAAACGCCAATTTAAATGGGGTAGATCACTTGGTAATAGAACTTTAATTATTGGTGCTGGTTATGTTGGTGAAAGAGTCTTAAAAGAAATTTATAAGAACAAGAATTTAAATAACTTACCAGTAGCTTTTTTAGATGATAATAAAGAAAAAATTGGAAATAAGCTGATGGGTATCAAGGTTGTTGGTAGTTTAGAATCAATAGAAGAAGCAATCTTAAAATATGGTATTGAAGAAATCATTGTAGCAATCAACCATTTTCCAAATGAAGAAATTGTTAAAATAGCTAATATTGCGATTAAGAATAACATACAGTTGAAAAAATTTACTGGTATGGAAGATGTTCAAGATGTTAAAAATGAAAAAGTTAAAATATCTAAAGTTAAAATTCAAGATTTACTTAACAGAAGTGAAATTAGTTTAAAAGATGATTCAGTAAATGCATTTATTAAAGATGAAATTGTATTAGTAACAGGTGGTGGCGGATCCATTGGTAGTGAATTATGTCGCCAAATATCACAACTAAATCCTAAACAATTGGTCATCTTTGATATTTATGAAAATAATGCATATGATATTCAACAAGAATTACTTAGAAAGTTTAAAAAAGAAGGCAAAGTATTAGACTTGAAAGTAATTATTGGTAGTGTATACAACTATGAACGTATAAAGGAAGTATTTGAAACATATAGACCAACTCTAGTTTTCCACGCAGCTGCCTATAAACACGTTCCATTAATGGAAGATAGCGCAAAAGAAGCTGTTAGATCAAATGTGTTAGGAACATATAATGTTTCAAGCTTAGCTAATTTATATAATGTTAAAAAGTTTGTTTTAGTAAGTAGTGATAAAGCAGTTAGAAGTACTAATGTCATGGGGGCAACTAAACGTTTTGCAGAACTTGTTATCCAGGAACAACAAAGCCACTGTGATAAAACTAAATTTAGCTCAGTTAGATTTGGTAATGTCTTAGGAAGTAATGGTAGTGTGATACCATTATTTGAAAAACAAATCGCAGATGGTGGTCCAATAACAGTAACACACCCAGAAATTACAAGATACTTTATGACCATCCCAGAAGCAGTAGGCTTAATTTTACAATGTGCCGTCTTTGCAGAAGGTGGCGAAGTATTTGTCCTAGATATGGGAGAACCTGTTAAGATTGCAGATTTAGCTAGAAAAATGATTAGTTTAAGCGGCTTAAGACCTGATATAGATATTAAAGTAGAGTTTACTGGTTTAAGACCAGGTGAAAAACTATATGAAGAGTTATTAGTAGATGTCAATAATGATGATCATCATAGAACTGAAAACAAGAAAATATTTATTGAAAAACAAAGAAATATTAAACTAAGTGAATTAAAACTAGATACAATCGCTAAATCATTAGAACAAATGACTAATGATGATGCTAAAGAGTTTGTTGCTAGTGTCGTTAAAACTTATACAATTAAAAAATAA
- a CDS encoding AbiH family protein, translating into MKKINNYSRLIIIGNGFDLMHKLPTSFTEDFKCIAKRHENSSDFWDYYGHGENLWSNFEISLGNPDFNELFTVFDGYDPDYSSDHESDRDSIITQVDLVGHLMESLDEFALNAQAALTSTAEKNSIREFLTQNDYYISFNYTSTLETLYGINHNRIFYPHGQVGHTEIIMGYENGNFDPQPMYEVVDDNMPPREYKNVMDYINNIEDYYIQTAYEQLYDKVYNFSKTPRIQDLHMFIKNLNLNEVVIIGHSCKIDFEYFETINRYFNGIKWTFFYYTSEDFENITKLCNNLGLDETNVSLIKSDF; encoded by the coding sequence ATGAAAAAAATAAATAACTATTCGAGACTAATAATAATTGGAAATGGATTTGATTTGATGCATAAATTGCCTACTAGTTTTACAGAAGATTTTAAATGTATAGCAAAAAGACATGAAAACAGTTCTGATTTTTGGGATTATTATGGGCATGGAGAAAATTTGTGGTCAAATTTTGAGATATCACTAGGCAATCCAGACTTTAATGAACTATTTACAGTTTTTGATGGATATGATCCAGATTATTCATCGGATCATGAGTCTGATAGGGATTCAATTATTACACAAGTAGATTTAGTTGGTCACTTGATGGAGTCACTCGATGAGTTTGCATTAAATGCACAAGCTGCATTAACTAGTACAGCAGAAAAAAATAGTATAAGAGAGTTTCTTACACAAAATGATTACTATATTTCTTTCAATTATACATCAACACTTGAAACTCTTTATGGTATCAATCATAATAGAATATTTTATCCTCATGGGCAAGTTGGGCATACAGAGATAATAATGGGCTACGAAAATGGTAATTTTGATCCTCAACCTATGTATGAAGTAGTAGATGATAATATGCCACCAAGAGAATACAAAAATGTCATGGATTATATCAATAACATTGAGGATTACTATATTCAAACAGCGTACGAGCAACTTTATGATAAGGTATATAATTTTAGTAAAACACCTAGAATTCAAGATTTACATATGTTTATTAAAAATTTGAATCTAAATGAAGTTGTAATTATTGGTCATTCATGTAAAATAGATTTCGAATATTTTGAAACAATAAATAGATATTTTAATGGAATCAAGTGGACTTTTTTCTATTATACTTCTGAAGATTTTGAAAATATTACTAAATTATGCAATAATCTAGGACTAGATGAAACGAATGTAAGTCTTATCAAAAGTGATTTTTAG
- a CDS encoding terminase large subunit domain-containing protein: MKKLSAQSKNKDGYNVEVGCIDEVHEMANSKVYDAIKQSQSIKAEPLIFIITTEGNTVVVF, translated from the coding sequence ATAAAGAAACTCTCTGCTCAATCAAAAAATAAAGATGGTTATAACGTTGAAGTTGGTTGTATTGATGAAGTTCATGAAATGGCCAATAGTAAAGTATATGATGCAATCAAACAAAGCCAATCAATAAAAGCAGAACCACTGATATTTATTATTACTACTGAAGGCAATACAGTAGTTGTTTTTTAA